Proteins from one Cicer arietinum cultivar CDC Frontier isolate Library 1 chromosome 3, Cicar.CDCFrontier_v2.0, whole genome shotgun sequence genomic window:
- the LOC140919581 gene encoding uncharacterized protein translates to MDRKWISANRLSKEYEIGVKEFVEFAVKNAKDPNRVVCPCLKCCFGKRVREDELEGHLVCNGIDQSYTCWIRHGEKKKGNINFENSSTYASTDFDTDTYEPDRVDEIAKAVEEDLRDCPKMFESLLSDAEKELYNGCTKFTRLSAILKLYNLKASNGWSDKSFTELLTLIKDMLPDDNELPSRTYEAKRILCSIGMSYERIHACPNDCILFRNEYELLKACPKCNVSRYKKKESTPAKVVWYFPIIPRFRRMYRSEEDSKHLTWHADERIRDGMFRHPADSPQWAKIDHEYPEFGIESRNLRLALSTDGMNPHGLQSISHSTWPVILVIYNLPPWLCMKRKFMMLSLLISGPKQPGNDIDVYLTPLIEDLKILWETGVEVYDGYRKKCFNLRAMLFGTINDFPAYGNLSGYSIKGQCACPICEESTNWMRLKHCKKNVFLGHRRFLPYSHQYRGWRNAFNGKSEEGKAPLAPTGYQILEKVQGLTNKFGKPFAGELVKTGWKKKSIFFELPYWKSLYVRHFLDVMHIEKNVFESVIGTLLNVPGKSKDGVNARLDLVDMGIRNELAPVKKGNRTYLPPAAHTLSRKEKIVLCKFLHEVKVPEGYSSNIKNLVCMKDLKLKGLKTHDCHIIMEHLLPIGIRSILPEKVRLALTRLCFFFREICSKVIDPQKLPTLQREIVVTLCELEMYFPPSFFDIMVHLTVHLVKETQLCGPAYMRWMYPIERYMKILKGYVKSRSRPEGCIAERYIVEEAAEFCTEYLSNVESIGLPMSRHSGRLSGEGITGRRLLTISRTEWEQAQLYVLHNDDEVQPYVTIHIDQLSRLNMNRNQNWITREHNRSFVTWLKNHIMSKFDIDPGSISNRLRWLANGPSLHVFSYTGYVINGYTFYTKEQDDQTTMQNSGVTLVAEAMHVSSAKDKNPIYANLSYFGVIERIWELDYTMFRVPIFGCKWVDNNNGVRIDESGFLLVDFNRVGYKDEPFILASQAQQVFYVTDPSDDKWSVVLSTNKISDDNNNDEDVGNDLLFATSQQPHEIDSTDDGLYLRDDHDEGIWINPSFRIVNGQTNVNATRKRRRAS, encoded by the coding sequence atggataggaaatggatttcagccaatcgattgtcaaaagagtatgaaattggagtgaaggagtttgttgagtttgcagtgaagaatgcaaaagatccaaatagagtagtttgtccttgtttaaaatgttgttttggaaaacgtgttagagaagatgaattagaaggacatctagtatgtaatggaattgatcaaagctacacatgttggataagacatggtgagaaaaaaaaaggaaacattaattttgagaatagttctacatatgcttcaactgatttcgatacagatacatatgagccggaccgagttgatgagattgcaaaagcagttgaagaagatcttcgagattgtcctaaaatgtttgaaagtttgttgagtgatgcagagaaagaattatataatggttgtactaaattcacaagactgtcagcgatattaaagttgtacaacttaaaagcgagtaatggatggtctgataaaagctttacggaattattaacactcataaaagatatgttgccagatgataatgaacttcccagtcgaacctacgaggctaaacggattttgtgttctattggaatgagttacgaaaggattcatgcgtgtcctaacgattgcattttatttcgaaacgaatatgaactacttaaggcgtgtccgaaatgcaatgtctctcgatataagaagaaagaatctactccagcaaaagtcgtgtggtattttcctataataccaagatttaggcgcatgtatcgcagtgaagaagattcaaaacacttgacatggcatgcagatgaaagaattagagatggaatgtttcgacaccctgcagattccccacaatgggcaaaaattgatcacgagtatcctgaattcgggatagagtcaagaaatctaagacttgcactttctactgatggaatgaatccacatggtcttcaaagcatctcacatagcacgtggcctgtgattttggtaatatataacctacctccatggttatgtatgaagcgtaagtttatgatgttgtctctgttaatttctggacccaaacaaccggggaatgatatcgacgtatacttgactcctttaattgaagatttaaaaattctgtgggagacaggtgtggaagtttatgatgggtataggaaaaagtgtttcaatttgagggctatgttgttcggcacaattaatgattttccagcatatggtaatttatcaggatatagcattaaaggtcagtgtgcatgtcctatatgtgaagagagtacaaattggatgcggttgaaacattgtaagaagaatgtgtttcttggacatcgtagatttttaccttatagtcatcagtatcgtgggtggagaaatgcattcaatggaaaatcagaggaaggtaaagctcctttagcaccgactggatatcaaatacttgaaaaagtacaaggtttgaccaataaatttggcaaaccttttgcgggagagctggtgaaaactgggtggaagaaaaagtcaattttctttgaattgccatattggaagtcattgtatgtaagacatttcctcgatgtgatgcatattgaaaaaaatgtatttgaaagtgttattggtacgttactcaatgttccaggaaagtctaaagatggcgtcaatgcaagattggacttggtcgatatgggaataagaaatgaactggctccagtaaagaaaggaaatcgcacatatctacctccagccgctcatactctatctagaaaggaaaaaattgttttatgtaaatttctacacgaagttaaagttccagaaggatactcttcgaacattaaaaatttggtttgtatgaaagacctcaagttaaaaggtttgaagacccatgattgtcatattataatggagcatttgctaccaataggtatacgttccattttacctgaaaaagttcgactagccttaactagattatgtttcttcttcagggaaatttgtagtaaagtgatcgaccctcagaaattaccgacattgcagagggaaattgttgttactttgtgtgagcttgaaatgtatttcccaccatcgttttttgatataatggttcaccttactgttcatctggttaaggagacacaactttgtgggccagcttatatgagatggatgtatccgatagaacgatatatgaaaatattaaaagggtacgtaaaaagtagaagtcgaccagaaggttgtattgctgaacgatacattgttgaagaggctgctgaattttgtactgaatatctgtccaatgttgaatccatagggcttcccatgtctcgtcattcgggaagactatcaggagaagggataactggaaggagactactgactatatcaaggacagaatgggagcaggcacaattgtatgttctgcacaatgatgatgaggttcaaccgtatgttacaatacacattgatcagttatctcgtttgaacatgaataggaatcaaaattggataactcgagagcacaatcgaagttttgtaacatggttaaaaaatcacataatgtcaaaatttgatatagaccccggatcaatttcaaatagattgaggtggctagcaaatggtccgagcttacatgtcttttcttacactggttatgttattaacggctacacattttataccaaagaacaagatgatcagaccactatgcaaaatagtggagtcactctcgtagctgaagcgatgcatgtctcaagtgcaaaagacaaaaacccaatatatgcaaatctatcatattttggggttatcgagcgcatatgggagttagactacacaatgtttcgtgttcctatatttggttgcaagtgggtcgataataataatggcgttcggattgatgagtcaggattcttgcttgtcgattttaatagggtgggatacaaagacgagccttttattttagcgtcgcaagctcaacaagtgttttatgtcactgatccttctgatgataaatggtctgttgtcctatcgaccaataaaataagtgatgataacaataatgatgaagatgttggtaatgatcttttatttgcaacatcacaacaaccacatgaaattgattcaactgatgatggtttatatcttagagatgatcatgatgagggaatttggattaatccatcgtttcgtattgtaaatggacaaacaaatgtgaatgccaccaggaaaagaagaagggcatcttaa